Proteins found in one Sphaeramia orbicularis chromosome 8, fSphaOr1.1, whole genome shotgun sequence genomic segment:
- the gaa gene encoding lysosomal alpha-glucosidase, producing the protein MGLFYHITASITAFLLIALALTYLGIGQARLLRSVHAKPENTLTYDRLVHYAAQNNARKRLCPHPENSTQFSTNDKCTMAPENRFDCARDRVLSQKECEDRGCCYAPLPDTAGPPWCFYPHLYPGYIMGPLSPTRRGQAATLTRAKPSYLPKDISTLRLEVIEESAGCLHLTVKDPSYPRYEVQLLGEPHSGAHGKTDSQDTLYSTEFHPDPFGFMVRRKSNGRVILNTTVAPLLFADQYLQLSTALASTFVSGLGEHYTSLRLDLNWTSLTLWNRDMAPHADANLYGSHPFYIVQEEDGFAHGVFLLNSNAVEVVLQPTPALTWVAIGGILDLFVFLGPDPQSVIRQYLQVIGYPMMPPYWSLGFHLCRWGYTTSNTTRKVAQRMHAANFPMDVQWNDLDYANKRRVFTFDPWRFGDLPEMVEEFHKRGMKYILILDPGISSTSPPGTYPPFDNGLKRDVFIKNTTGNILIGKVWPGPTAFPDFTNPETRQWWEDCIRDFHSKVPVDGLWIDMNEPASFVQGSVEGCPDSDIENPPYTPRVVGGQLNSGTLCMSAQQRLSSHYNLHNMYGLTEAYATHSALVKVRGKRPFVLSRSSYPSIGQFSGVWTGDVRSDWEQLRYSIPAVLQFSLFGVPLVGADICGFGGDTTEELCVRWMQLGAFYPFMRNHNDKPNAPQEPYVFGKKAQAAMRSVLNLRYSLLPFLYTLFHHAHTSADTVARPLFLEFPSDPNCQTIDRQFLWGSSLLITPVLEPGVEELAAYLPPGTWYSIHNGQPFYSKGQYLLLPALLDTINIHVREGHIIPRQEPALTTTASRGNPFFLTVALSAGGWAWGDLFWDDGDSLGTFETGSYCYLIFVAGQCQVVSEPQRLNGDLDGLVLGGIQVFGVPSPPRYVLANGEKVRDFTYRSDTKALTVTGLALSMSQVFTVQWAL; encoded by the exons ATGGGGCTGTTTTATCACATCACTGCATCCATCACAGCTTTTCTCCTCATTGCCTTAGCTTTGACATATTTAGGCATCGGCCAGGCCAGACTGCTTAGGTCAGTCCATGCTAAGCCAGAGAACACGTTAACTTATGACAGACTTGTTCATTATGCAGCACAAAACAATGCAAGAAAAAGATTATGTCCACACCCAGAGAACTCCACTCAATTTTCTACTAATGATAAATGCACTATGGCACCAGAGAACCGCTTTGACTGTGCAAGAGACAGAGTTCTCAGCCAAAAAGAGTGTGAGGACAGAGGCTGCTGCTATGCCCCTCTGCCTGACACTGCAGGACCACCTTGGTGCTTCTATCCGCATTTGTACCCTGGTTACATCATGGGTCCCCTCAGTCCCACCAGGAGAGGACAGGCTGCCACTCTGACCCGTGCCAAACCCTCCTATCTGCCCAAAGACATCTCCACTCTCCGCCTAGAAGTCATAGAAGAGTCTGCAGGCTGCCTACACCTGACT GTAAAGGACCCGTCATATCCACGGTATGAAGTACAGCTCCTGGGTGAACCTCATTCAGGTGCTCACGGAAAAACTGATTCCCAAGACACTCTCTATAGCACTGAATTCCACCCTGACCCGTTTGGCTTTATGGTACGGCGAAAGTCCAATGGAAGAGTAAT TCTGAACACCACAGTTGCTCCTCTGCTGTTTGCTGACCAGTACCTGCAGCTGTCCACCGCACTGGCCTCCACTTTTGTGTCTGGGCTTGGAGAGCACTACACCTCTCTCCGTCTGGACCTTAACTGGACTTCTCTGACTCTGTGGAACAGAGACATGGCCCCTCAT GCTGATGCTAATCTCTATGGCTCCCACCCATTCTACATAGTTCAAGAGGAGGATGGCTTTGCACATGGAGTTTTCCTACTTAACAGCAATGCAGTTG aGGTGGTGCTGCAGCCAACTCCTGCACTCACCTGGGTCGCCATTGGTGGAATCCTGGACCTGTTTGTTTTCTTAGGTCCTGATCCTCAGAGTGTCATTCGACAGTACCTCCAGGTGATTG GTTACCCTATGATGCCTCCTTATTGGTCACTTGGTTTCCATCTATGTCGTTGGGGCTATACAACTTCTAATACAACGCGGAAGGTGGCACAGCGCATGCATGCTGCTAACTTTCCCATG GATGTGCAGTGGAACGACCTAGACTATGCAAATAAACGCAGGGTCTTCACCTTTGACCCCTGGAGGTTTGGGGACCTCCCAGAGATGGTGGAGGAGTTTCATAAGAGAGGCATGAAGTACATCCTTATTCTG GATCCTGGGATCAGCAGCACTAGCCCCCCTGGAACTTACCCTCCCTTTGATAACGGACTCAAACGTGATGTGTTCATTAAAAACACTACAGGAAACATTCTGATAGGGAAG GTGTGGCCCGGCCCTACAGCCTTCCCCGACTTCACCAACCCAGAGACCAGACAATGGTGGGAAGACTGTATCAGAGATTTTCATTCAAAAGTGCCTGTGGACGGTTTGTGGATT GATATGAATGAACCTGCCAGTTTTGTTCAGGGCTCAGTAGAGGGTTGTCCTGATAGTGATATTGAGAATCCACCGTATACGCCCA GGGTGGTTGGTGGCCAGTTAAACTCAGGAACCCTTTGTATGTCAGCCCAGCAGAGGCTGTCCAGTCACTACAACCTGCACAACATGTACGGGCTGACCGAAGCCTACGCCACTCACAG TGCTCTCGTGAAGGTACGTGGGAAGAGACCCTTTGTCTTGTCTCGGTCGTCTTATCCGAGCATTGGACAGTTTTCTGGAGTGTGGACAGGTGACGTCAGGAGTGACTGGGAGCAGCTTCGATACTCCATCCCTG CGGTGTTGCAGTTCAGCCTGTTTGGGGTGCCCTTGGTAGGGGCAGACATCTGTGGGTTTGGAGGTGACACCACCGAGGAGCTGTGTGTGCGATGGATGCAGCTCGGGGCCTTCTACCCATTCATGAGGAACCACAATGATAAGCCAAATGCT CCTCAGGAGCCCTATGTATTTGGGAAGAAAGCCCAGGCTGCCATGCGGAGTGTGTTAAATCTTCGCTACTCCCTTCTACCGTTCCTTTACACACTTTTCCATCATGCACACACCTCTGCTGACACAGTAGCGAGGCCACTCTTCCTGGA GTTTCCTTCTGACCCAAACTGTCAGACAATAGATCGGCAGTTTTTGTGGGGGAGTTCACTTCTCATCACTCCAGTCTTAGAGCCAGGGGTAGAAGAGCTGGCAGCCTATCTCCCTCCTGGGACTTGGTATAGCATCCACAAT GGTCAGCCTTTCTACAGTAAAGGTCAGTATCTACTCCTGCCAGCCCTTCTGGACACCATCAACATCCATGTGAGGGAGGGACACATTATCCCCCGACAG GAGCCTGCTTTGACAACCACGGCCTCACGCGGAAACCCCTTCTTCTTAACGGTGGCTTTGTCAGCGGGGGGCTGGGCCTGGGGGGACTTGTTCTGGGATGATGGGGATAGTCTTGGCACTTTTGAAACAGGAAGTTATTGTTATTTGATCTTCGTTGCTGGACAG TGTCAGGTTGTGAGTGAGCCACAGAGACTGAATGGGGACCTGGATGGTCTGGTGCTGGGAGGTATACAGGTGTTTGGAGTACCTTCACCTCCTCGATATGTGTTAGCCAATGGGGAGAAAGTCAGGGATTTCACCTATCGTAGTGACACAAAG GCTTTAACAGTGACTGGCCTGGCCTTGTCCATGTCACAGGTTTTCACCGTCCAATGGGCTCTTTGA